One genomic region from Balaenoptera acutorostrata chromosome 1, mBalAcu1.1, whole genome shotgun sequence encodes:
- the LOC130707296 gene encoding coiled-coil domain-containing protein 185-like produces the protein MEGFGRFSPWPHSDLWEAPPPRKERASSARLGGSGPQSEQGLCSRPGTPRERSEASAPWPHLRCSPTPRPRRRRYPDFPPESRSLTDVARRPPDHARKHRPRSRRLEDAWGEAGTKPLEQGGRPPSPAWQQQPQLPPQQPQPCQHYPPARGDSPPPYPQGAYTPPSGTFGVEKVQSGDQWAVPACRGLGRWSLSLVHTKKCSVPSREFGTQSGCVYLQKRYRNDPVESLASQYSQPSLSSKAMQNQHTQILKNKLEEAVMSSRDRKIVALVLTWLKKAQRMRELQQQAALAWEELKRSDQKVQLTLETERKLLLQQSQEQWQQEKEQCVRRRDRQATNTSRQERRWKAQLGDQENQRQEKLEGAPSETEAKRGTQYQVQRLQEHERMMQDLREQNSLQLQKRLKQVCLKRHVHTTEGQKKIQETRLSSLVNYQAQKVLRDCQAKAEELLRKLSLEQSSQWSQEIPQGLIKEHHREPKEKVKKEEEQCQQVKGCAEESGEQRKGHERLPVELADQKILQTRSNVHRNISDKVQQIRELNILREKNHHILKLKAEKEEKCHIERIKEAIRKKERKMEQISREKDAPFGEFQKISRASRADNVRKFANNFFDPIGREAQVRAGQQRGGH, from the coding sequence ATGGAGGGCTTCGGCCGCTTCTCCCCGTGGCCTCACTCggacctctgggaggccccgCCGCCCCGCAAGGAGCGCGCATCCTCGGCGCGGCTGGGCGGGTCAGGGCCGCAGAGCGAGCAGGGCCTGTGCTCCCGGCCCGGGACTCCCCGCGAGCGGAGCGAGGCCTCGGCGCCCTGGCCGCACCTGCGCTGCTCGCCCACCCCGCGGCCCCGCCGGCGCCGGTACCCGGACTTTCCGCCTGAAAGCCGTAGCCTGACCGACGTGGCCCGGAGGCCCCCGGACCACGCCAGGAAGCACCGGCCCCGCAGCCGGCGCCTGGAAGACGCCTGGGGGGAGGCGGGTACCAAGCCCCTGGAGCAGGGAGGCAGGCCGCCTAGCCCGgcctggcagcagcagccccagctgcCACCGCAACAGCCTCAGCCCTGCCAGCACTACCCTCCGGCCCGGGGAGATTCGCCCCCACCTTACCCGCAGGGAGCTTACACTCCCCCGAGTGGAACTTTCGGGGTAGAAAAGGTGCAGAGCGGAGACCAGTGGGCAGTGCCGGCCTGCAGAGGTCTCGGTCGCTGGTCCCTTTCCTTGGTTCACACGAAGAAGTGTTCTGTGCCCTCCAGAGAGTTCGGGACGCAGTCAGGTTGCGTGTACCTCCAGAAAAGATACCGTAATGATCCGGTGGAGTCCTTAGCCAGCCAGTACTCCCAGCCCTCGCTCTCCAGCAAGGCGATGCAGAACCAGCACACCCAGATCCTCAAGaacaagctggaagaggcagtaaTGTCCTCCAGGGACCGGAAGATTGTGGCCCTGGTGCTGACCTGGCTCAAGAAGGCCCAGAGGATGCGGGAGCTGCAGCAGCAGGCGGCCCTAGCCTGGGAGGAGCTGAAGCGCTCGGACCAGAAGGTCCAGTTGACTCTAGAGACAGAGCGcaagctgctgctgcagcagagccaggagcagtggcagcaggagaaggagcagtgtgTCCGACGGCGGGACCGGCAAGCGACGAACACGAGCCGGCAGGAGCGCAGGTGGAAGGCGCAGCTAGGGGACCAAGAGAACCAGCGCCAGGAGAAGCTGGAGGGGGCCCCCTCTGAGACCGAGGCCAAGCGCGGGACGCAGTACCAGGTGCAGCGCCTGCAGGAGCACGAGAGGATGATGCAGGACCTGCGGGAGCAGAACAGCCTGCAGCTGCAGAAGAGGCTGAAGCAGGTCTGTCTAAAGAGGCATGTGCACACCACCGAGGGCCAGAAGAAGATCCAGGAGACCCGTCTTAGCTCCCTAGTCAATTACCAGGCCCAGAAGGTCCTCAGGGACTGCCAGGCCAAGGCTGAGGAGCTCCTtaggaagctgtccctggaaCAGAGTTCCCAGTGGTCCCAAGAGATCCCCCAGGGCCTGATTAAGGAGCATCACCGGGAGCCGAAGGAGAAGgtcaagaaggaggaggagcagtgCCAGCAGGTCAAGGGGTGCGCGGAAGAGTCCGGGGAGCAGAGGAAGGGGCACGAGCGGCTGCCCGTGGAGCTCGCGGACCAGAAGATCCTGCAGACCAGGAGTAACGTCCACAGGAATATCAGCGACAAGGTGCAGCAGATTCGGGAGCTCAACATCCTGCGGGAGAAGAATCATCACATCCTGAAGCTGAAAGCCGAGAAGGAGGAAAAGTGCCACATCGAGCGCATTAAGGAAGCCATTAGGAAAAAGGAGCGGAAGATGGAGCAGATCTCGCGAGAGAAAGATGCACCCTTCGGTGAATTCCAAAAGATCTCCAGGGCCTCCAGGGCAGACAACGTGAGAAAGTTTGCCAACAACTTCTTTGATCCGATAGGGCGGGAGGCCCAGGTTCGAGCTGGGCAGCAGAGAGGAGGCCACTGA